In Hahella sp. HNIBRBA332, the genomic window GCGTCATGTTGAAGAAACTCATCGCCTTCATGTCCCTGATCGCCATGTTCAGTATCGTGGCCCCGGTCAACGCCCAGTCCACCGCTGCGACGAATGCAGTCAGCGCCACCACGACTGCTGATGAAATTGGCGTCAGTCAAAGCCACTATTACATCATCTGCATCGCGTATACCTGCTATAAGATACCGATTCCTCATTGAAGGGATCAGCGCAAGGCGCGTGAAAGGTGTTTACATATGTAAGCGTAAGCTAATACACATTCGTGTTGATCGTTAAGGATGGGAAACCATCCTTAACTTTTGTATGGTGAGGACGCCTGATCCAACCTGCTGCGGAGAGCAAATGTCCAAGGTGATTCTCAAGGGATATATCATTGTCCCCCATGAAGATTTAAGCGCCGTAGAGCAGGCGTTACCCACTCATACGCAACTGACGGTTGAAGAGGAAGGCTGTCTGACATTTCAAGTAACGAAAAATGATGGCGACCCAAACCGGTTCGATGTCTATGAAGAATTCGTGGATAGAGCCGCCTTTAATGCGCACCAAATCAGAGCTAAAAACTCCCATTGGGGAAAAGTGACTCACAACGTTGAAAGGCATTACGAAATCTGCGAGTAACGAATCCATGCTGAAATGACGAGCATAAATCTTTTCTTTTTCCCCAAGACATTTAATCTTAGTGACGGTATAAGCGTAGTAGACAAGCAAACAAGGTAATCAATGGATATCGAAGATAAAGTAAAAAGAAAAGACGCCATCCGTAAATATATTGGCGTATTGGGCCCCGAACTGAGAAAGCGGCATGATAAGAAAAAATACTACAGCGGCTCTGAGGTAAAGCAGGCTTTGGCCGCCTTAAACCTGCCCGACAAATTCATGCTTTTCGCCTTGGCGCTTTACTGCAGCAAGGACGAATACGAAAAAGCCACCCCACAACCCGGCGGTAAAGTCATGAACTACGCCGAAGCCAAGACCATCGCGCTGAATATCGCCCTGGCGGGGAGTGCGTTGGGGGCGGGGGAAGGAGAGTAGTCGTTTGAAGCAATGCATCTTGTTTATTCTTATGACTTTGTGGGGAACAGCGATGGCGGCGGATATTGTCTACAAATCAGCGGACGGCAGAGTGCTGACCTTGCAGGAGTTGGAGAACTCAGAGGGTAAGGTGGCGTGGGAGGTTCAGAGCGGTCAAGGTATACCGGAGGCCGCCGTCGCCTTGCACAATCAGGGTAGAGAGTTTGGTCAGCAAGGGGAGAACGACAAGGCGATTGACGCCTTCACCCATGCCATCAAGCTGGCGCCGGATTGGCCGTATCCCTATTACGATCTGGCGTATACCTACCTGCTGGCGGGCGACCCAGAACAGGCCTTAGCTCAGTACAAGACAGTAAACCAGCTGTCCCCACGAGGATTCTTCACTGCGCAAACCGCTTATCATTATCTGCAACTCGAAAAAGAAGGCGCCTATCCGGCGGGATTGTATTTGTATTACCTCAGCCATGAATGGGGAAAGAGCCCAGAGCAACAGACGGAGATCTTCACGAACATCCTCAATCGCTTTCCCGATTACGCACCGGCCCTGCAAAAACTCGCGGGTCTATATGACGACGGGGAAAAGAAACTCGCGCTGATTGATAAAGGCCTGGCCGCCAACCCGGATAAGGAAACACGAGGCTTTCTCCTGCTGAATAAAGCCGTGACCTTGTATAACTCCGGCGACGGTCAAACGGCGATCACCATCTTGGGAGAGCTGGCTTTGGACCCTGAATCGCCTATGGATGTTGAGCTCATCGCCCAGCGTACCTTGGCGATGTTGGTGAAACAGCAGGGGCAGTGAAGTGATGGGTTCAGCAGATAAAGATGCGCCGTCGCAGCCTTGACGTCTCATTGTTTACCGCTTGGTTACCCGGAAGCCGATATATTCTCAAGTTAGATTCGCGACCAACTGATAGTTATGTGGAGGCGATATGATTTCATGGGTTGTAAACATAGGCGGATTATTTCTGTCTTTCTATTTCACAGAGCTGACGTCTCAGTCAGTGTTCGCAAGCGTTATTTGTCCCATCCTGGCCACGTTGTTTTTGATCACCACTGCGGTAAAAATCGCCTTATCCACCTCGGGTTATTCCGACGGCCGCTACTCCGGTGATGGCGGAGGCGGCTTCTATGGCGGCGATGGAGGATGCGGAGGCGACGGAGGCGGTGGCGGGGACTGCTAGGCTCTCTAGAAAACGCCTCTGGCTTATTTTTGTTTCGGCGAATAACCGAAATACTTGCGAAAGGCGGCGCTGAAGTTTTCCGGGTGTCGATAGCCCACTGTATAGGCGGTCCAGGCAACTTGCTTGCCGGCTTGCAACAGGGCTTTAGCGCGTTGCATTTTCAGCTCCAGAAACTTCCTCCCCGGTGAGACGCCGAAGTAGCGTCGAAAGCCGGTCTTAAACCGATACTCGCTCATTCCCACCTGTGCGCTCAGAAAGGCGATAGACAACGGCTGTTCCATTGCGCTTTGCATGAGGTCCAATGCGCGCTCCAGTTTGCGGATATCGTCGGCCTGCATGTCGCATGCATCATCGATCGGCGCTGTCTGATGCAGTGTTTCGGCTAACAGCGTCAGCGCCTGAATGCGCTGGCTGAGTGGATCGGCATGAGGCGCGCGTAAGGCCTGCAGGCCGGTATACTCCGCCTCGCTTATTCGACGATGCAGCAGGAGAGAGGTGTCGGTATTTCTGCACAGCGAATGAGCGATGCGCTGCATTCGCGGCGCTCCCAGATACTGCGTCAGACGATCCGCGGTGAAGGCGAGTCTGACTTGCTCCAGGTTTGCCGTCGCATTGAACTGACGACGCCCTTGGACATCCTGATAAGAAGCAAAAGTAACGCAGCCTGACTTGAATGGCGCCGATACCGATCCACAGCGACTGTGATAGGCGGACTCGCCGCTAAGGCCAAAGGTGATGACATACAGCCGGGCGCCGCCTTCCCGTCGCTGCGGTTCTGCATAAGGGGCAGGGAAGCGTTGTCGCAGATGAATCAGACTAAAGCCCTCGTCCAGGCAGACGATGCGCGCCTTCAGGTTGGGACCGACACGATCGCGCCAGTCAGGGCCTGGATGGGCCTCACCCTTTATCACAGTCATTGCTCCTAATAGCACAGGCATTTAAATGATAATAATTATCATTGGCTGGTAGGGTATGTCTACCTCTACGAACTATCTACCAGCTATCAGGAGACATGAGAATCATGACTTTCAATCCTCCCCATCCCATGCAGGCGTACTGGAATATTGCGGCGACGCCGGTACAGGGACAGTCGCTGAAACTGGCTATCGAAATGGATTTGTTCCGATTGCTGCAGCAACCCGCTACGGCGCCTGAACTGGCTCGGAAAACGTCCGTACGCCCGGAAAAACTGGCGCTATTGTTGGAAATGCTGTGGAGCATGGGATTGCTGCATCGTTGCGGCGGGGCGCTTGGAGGCCACTTCGAGTACAGCCCGACGAAGGTGGCGCATCAGTACTTTGCACCGGATAAAGACAGTCTCGCCTCTGCCTGGCGTTTTCGTTTTGACATGTTGCAAACCGCCGCCGATGCGATGACGCGTGACTTGATGAGCGTAGACGAGACGCTGGAAAATGCTTCCCACGCCACTGACGCCGGGTGGGCCGCAGCGGCGCAAGCGCAGATCGCCCATGAACAAGCCCGCGTCAGCGCGCCGGACTTGGCGGAACTGCTTAAGCAAATTCCGGCGCTTCCAGATAAGGGACGTCTCATCGATTTGGGAGGAGGCCCGGGGATTATGACGCAAACGCTCGCACGGGCTTTTCCTGATATGAAGGCTTACCTGTTTGAAGGTCCCATGACGGCGGCGGTCGCCAGAGATTCTATCGGCGCTGCAGGGATGGCGGACAGAATTGACGTGCTGGAAGGCGACTTGGAGACAGACGCGTTCGGTGACGGCTACGCTCTGATTTGGTGCTCATCCGTCCTACATTTCATTCATGATCGAGTCGCCTTTCTAAAGAGAGTGAAAGACGCTCTGGCGCCAGGAGGCGTGTTTATCTGCGCTCACGGTGAGCGCGCCAACGACCCTGAGCACAACGCCGTGGTGCTGCCTTTCTACCTGCCTATGCTGCTGCGCGGCTGTTTTGTCCCTCGGCAGGGTGAGATAGGGGACTTGTTGGTGGAAGCAGGCTTTTCAGCCCCTCAATCCGCTGGGCGTCGTCATTTCGCCCTGGCGCCGGTTCAGGTCATGGTGGCGCGCAAGGAGCCGAGGGCCTGACGGATTTTCCGGCCGCTACGAAGGCGGCCTCTTTCTTTTTTCTTTTTTCTATTTTCCTTTTCCTTTTCCTTATTCTTTTTCTTCATTTTTTTTCCTTGCCTTCGTTTTCCTGCTTTTACTCCCTGAACTCATCTCCGAATTTCTTTCCCGCTAAAGTGAAATTTAGTCATTTCATCATCGCCGCTTTCCTCTCTTTTCATTATCTGGATCAATTAATGACCGGATATTGATTGGGTTACATAATGAAACAAGTTATATATTGTTATGAAATGCTTTTCATAGAGAGGCAAACCGCTCAGTGTGATTGATAATATAAATTTTAATGTTTGCTTAATGGGGGCGTCTGATGAACAGAATCTGTCTATTTAGACAGGTTTTATTGAACGCCGGTTAATTAATTCTTATGAATATTCAATAAGTTAAATAATTTGAATTGTAATAGTTATCCCGATGGTAAATTAGATATGACTTAATTAGGTTTTATGAATGTCAATAGGCATTAGACTAAAGGCTAATTTTCTGATTATTTTTTGATTGATTAACTGAATTTGCGTTTATTTGTTTGGATGCAATGATTGCTGAAATAAACCATATGTATTAACCAACTAATCCGCAGGATAGGCCTAATGATAGATATGTAAAACTATTTTGGTTAATCGTTCTCTGAATGAGTAAAAGGACGATAAATAAATATAAGGACCTAATTATGCATTACCTGTCGAAATCTTTTGTTCCCTCAGCGCTCGCAGCCAGCATCATTTCTCTGCTAGCGCCCGTCTCGACCGCTCAGGCGAATGACGATATACCCAAGTATCAAGATAAAGTATACGCTGCCCAGGATATCGCCTCCCTGAAGGATACTATCGTTCGCGACCCGGACTTTTATGTTCCCCTGACTTATCTGGCGCACTACCTGGGCTACGGCTGGTGCGGTGGAACCGCTTCTCAGAATGTGGGTGAAGATTTCAGTATTACCCGCAATGGCGATCAACAATATACGTTACAGGCTAATTATAATAGCAGTGATCCTTACTCTGGAGGATACTGGGCGGATAAACGCTTAAAAATGTCGTTATCCGGACTTAAGTTTTATACCAACCCCGGCTCACTTAAATTGGGCGATCCCCAGGTCTATGACCGCGAGCCGTTAAAGACCATTACTGCGGTGGTATATAACCGTGGCAATACGGAAGATACCGCCGTCGCCACTTTACAATATGACGAAACGAAAAGTTGGTCGAAACAGGAAGATTATTCTTTCTCTGAAACAATAAGCATTAAAAATACATATGAATTTGATCTTAAGATATTCGGAGGAAGTACAGAAATTACAGCTGGCTTTACCGCCAATCAGGGATGGAGCGAATCCAACGGCAACAGTGAAACCGTCACCCAGTCCGCGCAGTATCGCGCACTGATGCCAGCGAATTCCAAGCGCATCATCACCCTTACGGTCTTCAAACAGAAAGCCGATATTCCTTATGAGTCGGAAATGGTGCTGGGGTACAATGTGGCGCTGGAGAACTTCCTGCGCTGGGGCGGCAACGCCAGAAACGACCACCCCACAGATCGCCCCTGGGAGAACTATACCTTTGGCGGTCGCAACAATCTGAACGGCGCGGAGGATATTCTGGATCAGTACGCGCATCGCAGTATCCAGAACTACGGACAATGGGATTGGAACTGGATGCTGAATCAGTACGGCGCCGACAGCGTGAAGTGGGCGGTGGGCAATATCAGTAAGCGTCGTTTCATCGCGCCGCTGACGGGCAAGTTCACCACAGTCGACGGCAGTCAGTTCAATATCGACGCCAGCGCGCCGATTGCTCTGGATGGCTCCGAAATGCAGATGGCGCAGCAGTCGGCTCGCAGCAAACGCAGCCTGGGCGGCAATCTGGAAATGGAAATCGTACGAGTGGATGACTACAGCTACGACGACACCGTCACCAACCTGACCTTCACTTTGGATGACGGCTTGAAGTCGATGTAATTCAATCGAGTTCGCACGCTGACTCTGATCAGCTCCCCTTCGGCGCGTCCCTGCTCGGTGACGCGCCGTTTTTGTTATACGGCTTATTTCTTCCGCTATTGAAATGATTCGCCCGATCCAAGTGAAAGCGTGCTATTTTGGAGGGATCAGGGCTTCCTAAGAGTCCATAAACTTAATGGACGCAAATTATGAAGTACTTTTCGATCTGGCGTAGCGCGGCATGCAGCCTTCTGTCGTTGCTCTGCCTAGTTGGCGGCGCCTATGCTAAAGACCCACATCCCGCCAACTCTCATCCTCTCCCGTATGGCGACAACTGGGAATGCGATCGCGGCTATCGTCAGAAGAATAAATCCTGCATCGCCGTTGAGGTTCCTGCGCATGCCTATCTGAGCGCTTACGGCCGTTCCTGGGATTGCGACAGAGGGTTTCGCAAGGAGAGCGAAAGCTGTGTGGCGATTACTGTTCCAGCCAATGGCTATCTGGACAGAAGCGCTTTCCAGGGCTGGCGTTGCGAGATCGGTTTTCGCAAGCAGGATGATCAATGCGCTGCGGTGTCAGTGCCGGCGAACGCTTATCCTACCTACGAGACCCATGGTAGAGGCTGGAAATGTGAGCGCGGCTTCAGGGAAATGGATAACGCCTGCCTGTCGGTGAAGACGCCGGCCAATGGCTATCCTGTCTATGAGCTTTATGGAAAGGGCTGGTCTTGTATGCGCGGTTTTAAGGAAGTCGGCGATCAATGCGTGGCGGTCAACATGCCTGCAAACGCCTTTCTGACGGAAAAAGGCGACGACTGGGAATGCGCTCGCGGCTTTCAAGCGGACAGAGACGCCTGTATACCGCTTAAACTGCCGCCACACTCGCACATCGACAATTCCGGCAACGGCTGGGAGTGCAACAGCGGCTATCGTGAGAAAAGCGGTCGTTGTGATCAGAGCTGGTAATTAGCGTTTTTTTATGACCGGAGACATTGAGATTTCTCTATTGAGTATTAGATTAGTAATTTAAGAGAAATAGTCTGATAGGAGCTCTGAATGCATGCCGAGACATTAAGAAACGTTCTGCACTGGACCAAGGAATACCATCAACGACTTTCAAAGTCCCTTTCTCAGTCCGCAGGGCTCCATGAGAATGAAGGATCCCGTTTGCTGCTGGACTACCTGGCTCGGCACGAAACCCTGCTCTCCGACGTGATCGATGGCTTTGAACAAACCGGCGAATTGAAAGCGCTTAATACCTGGTGTTACGAATACCTTGAGATGCAACCGACTCATGCTTTGGCGGATGGGAATATTCACTATGAGTCGCTGAACTCCCAACAGATCATTGAAACCGTTATGGAGAAACATCAGCACATTATCGAGCTGTATCGCTATCTGCACGCCAAGGCGGCGACGCCTTCGACTCAGGAGCTTCTGGAGAACCTGATGAAGCTGGAAGAGCACGAAGCGATGTTGATGTCGCAGAACGGTAATCGACTGGATGAAATGTGATTGAAGCAAAGAGCGGCTTAACCTGCGCCGCTCGTTTGTTGAATTAGCCCACCGCCAAACGCGTCCCCGAAGATTCCCCTCATTTGCTTGCGATAGGCGCAAGCTGCAACTAAAAAAACCGATCTAAGCGTTAGTTTAGCCATAATGTCCCGGGTGACAGGTCGGTTTTATGCGTCATAAACTGGCCACAACGAAAATAAACAACAAAGTTGTACATAGAACCCCCTGAGCTTTCGCCGCTTGCTTGAAACATCGGACAAGGAGTGAAGGAACTATGCGACATACAGGCTTGCTATTGGCGCTGATTGTCTCAACCGTCGCGTGGTCGACGGAGCCCTCCAAAGTGGAAGCCAATCGCGCTTATTCATTATCCGCGCCCGCCAATCTTCGTGATTCACCGCCCAGCACCTTTCTCTACATTCTCGGAGACAAAAAAGGCTCCGTGGCGGAAGACGACAGCGTCGTCGTGAAAGAAATCAAAAAGGTCAACACCCTGACGGGGACTCAGTATTGGATCAATGTCCAGCAGGCCGAACCGGGCTCAGCGAATGGTCAAAGCGGCTGGGTGTATATCGGCAAAGAGGGCGGCGAATCCATCTTGAAGGAGGAACGACAATGAATGAGTTGGCGCCATTTGTTTCTCAAATCTTTCTGATGGGAGTTGTGCCTTTCGCCGCTTATTTTCTGGGCGTCTATATCCGGAAAACGGTTTTTCCCTCTCCGCAAAGCCTGGTAATGAAGCATCAGTTCCTGGTGGCGATTCCTCTGAGCGTCATGGTGATTGCGCCATTGATCGTTACATTGGGGCAGGCCATCACCGACGCGGAGAATATGTCCGCCTACCTGATCACCATCGGCGTGATCATCGAGCACGGTCTGTTTATGAATGAAGCCGTCTGTGAACGCTTCAAGGCCAAACTGCAACCGGCATAAGACGACACGCAAAACCTGTAAGAAGACCCGGCGAAAAGGAGACAACAATGAACAAGGCATTGGCGACCCTCGTTTTGGCGCTGTTCTTAAGCGCATGCTCAGGACTTACCCTGGTCAGTGATTATGACGAGGTTATCGATAAGGGCAGTATGGAGTTTTCCGAACAATTAAATACCCACGTGAAGAACATGGCGGATCTGGCGGGCACGCCGGAAGGAACTTATGAGAAGAACAGGTTCGCCTATAACGCACTGGAGTCCAAGCTGGATGCGATGATCGCCCGCGCCTCCGCCGCATCGGAAGGCAAAGCCTGCAAACTGGAGAAAAAGCTCTACAAGCGGGTGACCACCATGATGCACGAGAAGATCCCCACGGAAATCGCCCAAAGCGGCATGGAAGCAGACGGCAACGCGGCTGGCTGTAATGAAAAGCTGTTGTCGCTAGTGAAAGACCAGTTGCAGTTTATTGAAGAAATTCATCGCGACGGCGATAGGTGCGGCCCCAAAAACCTTTCCTGCCTGAGACCCGCCACCTCCAAATCAGCGTTGGCTATCGCCAATCAGTCGATTAACGCTGTATCCGTCGTCGAAAACGCAAAGAAGAACTAAGCCTCTGAAGAAGTAAGC contains:
- a CDS encoding putative quinol monooxygenase, which encodes MSKVILKGYIIVPHEDLSAVEQALPTHTQLTVEEEGCLTFQVTKNDGDPNRFDVYEEFVDRAAFNAHQIRAKNSHWGKVTHNVERHYEICE
- a CDS encoding DUF6559 family protein, yielding MDIEDKVKRKDAIRKYIGVLGPELRKRHDKKKYYSGSEVKQALAALNLPDKFMLFALALYCSKDEYEKATPQPGGKVMNYAEAKTIALNIALAGSALGAGEGE
- a CDS encoding lipopolysaccharide assembly protein LapB, whose product is MKQCILFILMTLWGTAMAADIVYKSADGRVLTLQELENSEGKVAWEVQSGQGIPEAAVALHNQGREFGQQGENDKAIDAFTHAIKLAPDWPYPYYDLAYTYLLAGDPEQALAQYKTVNQLSPRGFFTAQTAYHYLQLEKEGAYPAGLYLYYLSHEWGKSPEQQTEIFTNILNRFPDYAPALQKLAGLYDDGEKKLALIDKGLAANPDKETRGFLLLNKAVTLYNSGDGQTAITILGELALDPESPMDVELIAQRTLAMLVKQQGQ
- a CDS encoding AraC family transcriptional regulator, giving the protein MIKGEAHPGPDWRDRVGPNLKARIVCLDEGFSLIHLRQRFPAPYAEPQRREGGARLYVITFGLSGESAYHSRCGSVSAPFKSGCVTFASYQDVQGRRQFNATANLEQVRLAFTADRLTQYLGAPRMQRIAHSLCRNTDTSLLLHRRISEAEYTGLQALRAPHADPLSQRIQALTLLAETLHQTAPIDDACDMQADDIRKLERALDLMQSAMEQPLSIAFLSAQVGMSEYRFKTGFRRYFGVSPGRKFLELKMQRAKALLQAGKQVAWTAYTVGYRHPENFSAAFRKYFGYSPKQK
- a CDS encoding methyltransferase translates to MTFNPPHPMQAYWNIAATPVQGQSLKLAIEMDLFRLLQQPATAPELARKTSVRPEKLALLLEMLWSMGLLHRCGGALGGHFEYSPTKVAHQYFAPDKDSLASAWRFRFDMLQTAADAMTRDLMSVDETLENASHATDAGWAAAAQAQIAHEQARVSAPDLAELLKQIPALPDKGRLIDLGGGPGIMTQTLARAFPDMKAYLFEGPMTAAVARDSIGAAGMADRIDVLEGDLETDAFGDGYALIWCSSVLHFIHDRVAFLKRVKDALAPGGVFICAHGERANDPEHNAVVLPFYLPMLLRGCFVPRQGEIGDLLVEAGFSAPQSAGRRHFALAPVQVMVARKEPRA
- a CDS encoding aerolysin family beta-barrel pore-forming toxin; the encoded protein is MHYLSKSFVPSALAASIISLLAPVSTAQANDDIPKYQDKVYAAQDIASLKDTIVRDPDFYVPLTYLAHYLGYGWCGGTASQNVGEDFSITRNGDQQYTLQANYNSSDPYSGGYWADKRLKMSLSGLKFYTNPGSLKLGDPQVYDREPLKTITAVVYNRGNTEDTAVATLQYDETKSWSKQEDYSFSETISIKNTYEFDLKIFGGSTEITAGFTANQGWSESNGNSETVTQSAQYRALMPANSKRIITLTVFKQKADIPYESEMVLGYNVALENFLRWGGNARNDHPTDRPWENYTFGGRNNLNGAEDILDQYAHRSIQNYGQWDWNWMLNQYGADSVKWAVGNISKRRFIAPLTGKFTTVDGSQFNIDASAPIALDGSEMQMAQQSARSKRSLGGNLEMEIVRVDDYSYDDTVTNLTFTLDDGLKSM
- a CDS encoding ATPase; translation: MHAETLRNVLHWTKEYHQRLSKSLSQSAGLHENEGSRLLLDYLARHETLLSDVIDGFEQTGELKALNTWCYEYLEMQPTHALADGNIHYESLNSQQIIETVMEKHQHIIELYRYLHAKAATPSTQELLENLMKLEEHEAMLMSQNGNRLDEM